A part of Capsicum annuum cultivar UCD-10X-F1 chromosome 6, UCD10Xv1.1, whole genome shotgun sequence genomic DNA contains:
- the LOC107873166 gene encoding high mobility group B protein 7: MVYQAGTRKRVFGVKILRGPDGSAFQKCETCGISVAIALADMHQCESRKDVKKLKCQLRNRSIVEEQRLIDQPRSAFRIFMEDFVKKNIDGNEFEVDNKGFETWKNMTREEKFLYFMKAETINLAYEKLLRREEKDMPWRVDDEADSADVGKYDENYEDYDYSDSESSGDLIDFWPEADKSFDTSEREDLFPWRARIKS, translated from the exons ATGGTCTACCAAGCTGGAACAAGGAAAAGGGTTTTTGGTGTCAAAATACTTCGTGGTCCCGACGGCAGTGCTTTTCAGAAATg TGAAACGTGTGGCATCTCAGTGGCTATTGCGTTGGCTGACATGCATCAATGTGAATCCAGAAAGGATGTAAAGAAATTGAAATGCCAACTCAGGAACAGAAGCATTGTTGAAGAGCAGAGGCTCATTGATCAACCCAGATCGGCTTTTCGGATTTTCAT GGAGGATTTTGTGAAGAAGAACATAGATGGAAATGAGTTTGAAGTGGATAATAAAGGTTTTGAGACATGGAAAAACATGACACGTGAG GAGAAGTTTTTGTACTTCATGAAAGCCGAAACAATCAATCTTGCATACGAAAAACTTTTGCGCAGAGAGGAGAAGGATATGCCATGGAGG GTGGATGACGAGGCAGATTCAGCTGATGTTGGCAAGTACGATGAG AATTATGAAGATTATGATTATTCTGATTCTGAATCTTCTGgggatttgattgatttttggcctgaGGCAGACAAGAGCTTTGACACCAGTGAGAGG GAGGATTTGTTCCCTTGGAGGGCTCGTATAAAATCTTGA